The Daucus carota subsp. sativus chromosome 2, DH1 v3.0, whole genome shotgun sequence genome includes a window with the following:
- the LOC108206232 gene encoding transcription factor MYB102, producing the protein MGRSPCCDKNGLKKGPWTTEEDQKLVDYIQKNGYGNWRTLPKNAGLERCGKSCRLRWTNYLRPDIKRGRFSLEEEEAIIQLHRVLGNKWSTIASRLPGRTDNEIKNYWNTHIRKRLLRMGIDPVTHNPRLDLLDLSSILSQPLYNPSQMNISRLLGVQTLLNPELLRLATSLFSSSQRHQNPNFLQQNVQQNNPISSNSDQLVTNNQLMPPSMQPSQAQEFQTFVPFTNDAQAQFMEPQFTELLNDWGQCNELANGNYPDFQNYGYYGLDQFVPSMPSETSDFQSNGSNNMTSFTNISSTPASSPTHINSTSTIAAEEETENYSISSMLKFEIPDSFDLDCFM; encoded by the exons aTGGGAAGATCACCTTGTTGTGATAAGAATGGCCTGAAGAAAGGGCCATGGACCACAGAAGAAGATCAAAAACTAGTTGATTACATTCAAAAGAATGGCTATGGCAACTGGAGAACTCTTCCAAAGAATGCTG GGCTTGAAAGGTGTGGAAAGAGTTGTCGGCTTCGTTGGACCAACTATTTGAGGCCTGATATCAAAAGAGGCCGATTCTCtttggaagaagaagaagctatAATCCAGCTACACAGAGTGTTGGGAAACAA GTGGTCAACTATTGCATCTCGCTTGCCTGGAAGAACTGATAATGAAATCAAGAACTACTGGAACACACACATTCGAAAAAGGCTTCTCCGAATGGGAATTGATCCGGTGACTCACAATCCTCGCCTTGATCTTCTTGACCTTTCTTCCATACTAAGCCAGCCTCTTTACAATCCATCTCAAATGAACATTTCAAGATTGTTAGGGGTCCAAACCCTACTTAACCCCGAGCTTTTAAGGCTAGccacttctcttttctcttcgtCCCAGCGCCACCAAAATCCAAACTTCCTTCAACAAAATGTTCAACAAAACAACCCTATTAGTTCCAATTCCGATCAGCTAGTCACAAATAATCAACTAATGCCACCGTCGATGCAACCTAGCCAAGCTCAAGAATTTCAAACCTTTGTCCCATTCACTAATGATGCGCAAGCGCAATTCATGGAACCTCAATTCACCGAATTACTAAATGACTGGGGGCAATGCAATGAATTGGCTAACGGTAATTACCCAGACTTCCAGAATTACGGCTATTACGGGTTGGATCAGTTCGTGCCCAGCATGCCATCCGAGACCTCCGACTTCCAGTCCAACGGCAGCAACAATATGACGAGCTTCACAAATATTTCGTCGACACCAGCATCAAGTCCAACACACATCAACAGCACTAGTACTATTGCAGCTGAAGAAGAAACGGAAAATTATAGTATCAGTAGCATGTTGAAGTTTGAGATTCCAGATAGTTTTGATTTGGATTGTTTCATGTAA